In a genomic window of Glycine max cultivar Williams 82 chromosome 13, Glycine_max_v4.0, whole genome shotgun sequence:
- the LOC100781380 gene encoding uncharacterized protein, whose product MEMKREITKEEEHKEDSMHTIVFTAGTFLLMVCLKHFLVEQWRAWVFLILNVILLAILFMSMRPAKLEEDHSSESESSVEEVKSDNKLEKKWPSGGSQEETEKGKDCYIKQCCSSSSSTYALVENEREDDEEEEEEEEEEQVPVLSKEELNERVEAFIAMFRQHLISDVKQAESFRLHKIEVSCC is encoded by the coding sequence ATGGAGATGAAGAGAGAAATTACCAAGGAGGAAGAGCACAAGGAGGATAGCATGCACACTATAGTGTTCACAGCAGGTACATTTCTTCTGATGGTGTGTCTAAAGCACTTTCTAGTTGAGCAGTGGCGTGCTTGGGTGTTCCTCATCCTCAATGTCATTTTGTTAGCTATCCTATTCATGTCTATGAGGCCAGCCAAGTTGGAGGAGGATCACAGTTCAGAAAGTGAAAGCAGTGTTGAAGAAGTGAAAAGTGAcaataaattagagaaaaagTGGCCAAGTGGGGGGTCTCAAGAAGAAactgaaaaaggaaaagattgcTACATAAAACAATgttgtagtagtagtagtagtaccTATGCTCTTGTTGAGAATGAAAGAGAAGAtgatgaggaagaggaagaggaggaggaggaagagcaGGTTCCAGTGCTGTCCAAGGAGGAATTGAATGAGAGGGTGGAAGCTTTCATTGCAATGTTTAGGCAGCATTTGATCTCTGATGTCAAACAAGCTGAAAGTTTCAGGCTCCACAAGATTGAAGTGTCTTGCTGTTGA
- the LOC100814018 gene encoding type IV inositol polyphosphate 5-phosphatase 6 has product MEVENQKQRRYQKLRNWFNSKQKEDRPSSFSLNEIQDGAEDESDDYEGNLSLRSLELDPCISTNKLRVFVGTWNVAGRSPVGSLAVDLDEWLNLKNAADVYVLGFQEIVPLKTLTVIGAEDPAVATSWNQLIGKTLNAKFGCPWMTPMLNCSSCDDDDNNYQYVENPNTKGGNNSNNDKYTLVASKKMVGVFISVWMREEVLRKHCVSNVRVCSVACGVMGYLGNKGSVAVSMSIEGTSFCFVAAHLASGEKKGDEGRRNHQVAEIFRRTSFSRTTKDHHHFPLTILGHDRIFWFGDLNYRLYLEDNFARHLIRKQDWKALQEFDQLQKELEEGGVFEGWKEGDIEFAPTYKYSSSTTNRYCGSLPSRSGEKQRTPAWCDRILWYGKGVEQLHYFRSESKFSDHRPVSALFSTQIEIKSSNRGLMGLHNIPPTMLNPKNGMNKGDEDGKSSLLSSLTKNVQGC; this is encoded by the exons ATGGAGGTGGAGAATCAGAAGCAAAGAAGATATCAAAAGCTACGCAATTGGTTCAATAGCAAGCAAAAGGAAGATAGGCCATCTTCATTCAGTTTGAACGAAATACAAG ATGGAGCAGAAGATGAGAGTGATGACTATGAGGGCAATCTCTCCCTGCGGTCATTGGAATTAGATCCATGCATTTCAACAAATAAACTAAG GGTCTTTGTTGGTACTTGGAATGTTGCTGGAAGATCTCCTGTAGGAAGTTTGGCTGTTGACTTGGATGAGTGGTTGAATCTCAAGAATGCTGCAGATGTATATGTTCTGGG GTTTCAAGAGATTGTACCTTTGAAGACCTTAACTGTGATAGGAGCAGAGGATCCAGCTGTGGCAACAAGCTGGAACCAGCTAATAGGAAAAACACTGAATGCCAAGTTTGGATGCCCTTGGATGACACCAATGCTAAATTGTTCATCatgtgatgatgatgacaataattaCCAGTATGTGGAGAATCCAAACACCAAAGGtggcaacaacagcaacaatgATAAGTACACACTAGTGGCCAGCAAGAAGATGGTTGGAGTGTTCATAAGTGTGTGGATGAGGGAAGAGGTGCTGAGGAAGCATTGTGTCTCAAATGTGAGAGTGTGCTCAGTGGCATGTGGGGTGATGGGGTATTTGGGAAACAAAGGATCAGTGGCAGTTAGCATGTCAATTGAAGGAacaagtttttgttttgtagcaGCACACCTAGCATCTGGGGAGAAGAAGGGTGATGAAGGGAGAAGGAACCATCAGGTAGCAGAAATTTTTAGGAGAACCTCTTTTTCTAGGACCACAAAAGACCATCATCATTTTCCTCTAACCATCTTAGGCCACGA CCGTATATTCTGGTTCGGGGATCTGAACTATAGGCTATACTTGGAGGACAATTTTGCGAGGCATTTGATAAGAAAACAAGATTGGAAGGCTTTGCAAGAGTTTGACCAGCTCCAGAAAGAACTAGAAGAAGGTGGAGTGTTCGAGGGTTGGAAAGAAGGTGACATAGAATTCGCCCCAACATATAAGTACTCATCCTCCACTACCAATAGATACTGTGGTAGCCTCCCTAGTAGATCCGGGGAAAAACAAAGAACTCCAGCATG GTGTGATAGAATTCTATGGTATGGTAAAGGAGTGGAGCAACTTCACTATTTTCGGAGTGAAAGCAAGTTCTCTGATCATCGCCCCGTTTCAGCACTTTTCTCTACACAGATTGAAATTAAATCATCTAACAGAGGACTTATGGGGTTGCATAATATCCCCCCAACAATGTTGAATCCCAAGAAT GGGATGAACAAAGGAGATGAAGACGGAAAATCTTCCTTATTATCGTCGTTAACCAAGAATGTACAAGGCTGCTAA